The following coding sequences lie in one Streptococcus suis genomic window:
- a CDS encoding DNA internalization-related competence protein ComEC/Rec2, with the protein MSRSIKLPCQPIHLAVLAVAAYFAVHSFSLLTMGLLSFLLVVFGFRQGKAVFLKTLPLLALCGLFFGYQKVQWERADQSASEQVTTVQVIPDTIEVNGDSLSFRGRADGQTYQVFYKLASQEEQAYFQKLTDLVQLEVEAEVSLPAGQRNFNGFDYQAYLKTQGIYRTVKISAIKKIVPVQSWNIFDWLSSWRRQALVYIKTNFPAPMSHYMTGLLFGELDSDFDQMSDLYSSLGIIHLFALSGMQVGFFIDKFRWMLLRLGLTKETVDKLQIPFSLVYAGLTGFSVSVVRSLVQKILGNLGLRKLDNFAVTVFVCLLILPRFLLTAGGVLTFTYAFLLTVFDFEDLGQVKKAAVESLSISLGILPVLMTYFYAFQPLSILLTFAFSFVFDVLLLPGLSVIFLLSPLVKMTWVNGFFVFMEKIIVWVADLGLRPWILGKPSGVILVLLLVCLFLLYDFHRKKNWLLGLSLVLALLFFITKHPLENEVTVVDIGQGDSIFLRDMRGRTVLIDVGGRVDFAAKEEWQERSSQANAERTLIPYLHSRGVDRIDSLVLTHTDADHVGDVLEVAKQVQIGRIYVSPGSLTVPDFVATLKEINVPVHVVAVGDRLPIFDSYLEVLYPDGTGDGGNNDSIVLYGRLLKTNFLFTGDLEQGELDLIKTYPNLPVDVLKAGHHGSQGSSYPEFLDHIGANISLVSAGENNRYKHPHQETLDRFDSRNIQVYRTDQQGAIRFRGWKEWTIETVRE; encoded by the coding sequence ATGTCACGGTCGATTAAGCTCCCCTGCCAGCCCATCCATCTGGCAGTCTTGGCGGTGGCAGCTTATTTTGCAGTCCACTCTTTTTCCCTCTTGACAATGGGCCTGTTGAGTTTCTTACTAGTTGTCTTTGGGTTTCGGCAAGGTAAGGCAGTTTTTCTCAAAACGCTGCCGCTTCTAGCCCTGTGCGGTTTGTTTTTCGGCTACCAAAAGGTCCAATGGGAGCGAGCAGATCAGTCAGCCTCAGAGCAAGTCACCACTGTGCAGGTCATTCCAGATACCATTGAAGTCAACGGGGACAGCCTGTCCTTTCGCGGTCGGGCTGACGGACAAACCTATCAGGTGTTTTACAAATTAGCCAGTCAGGAGGAACAGGCCTATTTTCAAAAGTTGACAGATTTGGTCCAGCTTGAAGTGGAAGCAGAGGTCAGCCTGCCAGCAGGTCAGCGGAATTTCAACGGTTTTGACTATCAGGCCTATCTGAAAACACAGGGCATCTATCGGACAGTTAAGATTTCTGCGATAAAGAAGATTGTCCCTGTCCAGTCGTGGAATATTTTTGACTGGCTATCAAGCTGGCGGAGGCAGGCTTTGGTTTATATCAAAACCAATTTTCCGGCTCCCATGAGCCACTACATGACAGGGCTCTTGTTTGGGGAGCTGGATAGTGATTTCGACCAGATGAGCGACCTCTATTCTAGTCTGGGCATCATTCATCTCTTTGCCCTGTCTGGCATGCAGGTGGGCTTTTTCATCGACAAGTTTCGCTGGATGTTGTTGCGTTTGGGCTTGACCAAGGAAACGGTAGATAAGCTGCAAATTCCCTTTTCTCTTGTCTATGCTGGTTTGACAGGTTTTTCCGTGTCGGTGGTGCGGTCCTTGGTCCAAAAAATTCTGGGTAATCTGGGCTTGCGGAAGTTGGATAACTTTGCGGTGACAGTCTTTGTCTGTCTGCTGATACTACCCCGATTTTTGCTGACAGCAGGAGGAGTGCTGACTTTTACCTATGCTTTTTTGCTGACGGTTTTTGATTTTGAAGACTTGGGGCAGGTCAAAAAGGCTGCGGTGGAAAGTCTCAGTATTTCACTTGGGATTTTGCCAGTGCTCATGACCTATTTCTATGCCTTTCAGCCTTTGTCTATCCTCTTGACCTTTGCCTTTTCTTTTGTCTTTGATGTCCTGCTTTTGCCAGGTTTGTCAGTTATTTTTCTCTTGTCACCTCTGGTCAAGATGACTTGGGTCAACGGATTTTTTGTCTTTATGGAGAAAATCATTGTCTGGGTGGCTGATTTGGGATTGCGGCCTTGGATACTGGGCAAGCCGTCTGGGGTAATTCTTGTTCTCTTGCTAGTCTGTCTCTTCTTACTTTATGATTTCCACAGGAAAAAGAACTGGCTCCTAGGTCTGAGCCTGGTCCTCGCTCTGCTATTTTTCATAACCAAACACCCGCTGGAAAACGAGGTGACGGTGGTGGATATCGGGCAGGGGGATAGCATCTTTTTGCGGGATATGCGGGGGCGGACGGTCCTGATTGATGTGGGCGGTCGGGTCGATTTTGCGGCCAAGGAGGAGTGGCAGGAGCGGTCTTCGCAGGCAAATGCAGAGCGGACTTTGATTCCCTATCTGCATAGTCGGGGTGTGGACAGGATTGATAGTTTGGTCCTGACCCATACCGATGCAGACCATGTGGGCGATGTGCTGGAGGTGGCGAAGCAGGTCCAGATTGGTCGGATTTACGTGTCGCCGGGAAGCCTGACGGTGCCTGACTTTGTAGCCACGTTGAAAGAAATCAATGTTCCTGTTCATGTGGTGGCGGTGGGCGACCGCTTGCCGATTTTTGACTCCTATCTGGAAGTCCTCTATCCAGACGGTACGGGCGACGGTGGCAATAATGACTCTATTGTCCTTTACGGTCGCTTGCTGAAAACTAATTTTCTCTTTACAGGGGACTTGGAGCAAGGGGAGCTGGACTTGATTAAAACCTATCCCAACCTGCCTGTCGATGTTTTGAAAGCTGGTCACCATGGCTCCCAGGGTTCCTCCTATCCTGAGTTTCTAGACCATATCGGAGCCAATATTTCCCTGGTATCAGCAGGAGAAAACAACCGCTATAAGCATCCTCACCAAGAAACCTTGGACCGCTTTGACAGTCGAAATATCCAAGTCTATCGCACCGACCAGCAAGGAGCTATCCGTTTCCGAGGTTGGAAAGAGTGGACGATTGAGACGGTGAGGGAGTGA
- a CDS encoding DNA polymerase III subunit delta: MLVIEQIEKLKKEKLGSLTVLCGEDVGQYQIAKDLLLRQIDFDPADLSFAYFDMSEADYSQVDLDLVSLPFFSDEKVVILDYFSDLTTDKKRHLTDDELKQFEAYLENPVETTRLIILAPGKLDSKRRLVKLLKRDGLVLEANPLKEMDLKNHFQKEIMCLGLQMGGEVFQYLLVKSNFEFAEISKNLAFLQSYKGQELITMADIDAAIPKTLQDNIFDLTQMVLQSKMDEARQLVRDLRLQGEDEIKLIAIMLTQFRTYLQVQMLQEQGKSESQMVAELSEIMGRKVNPYQIKFALRDSRHLSIGFLKKVVRLLIETDYQIKTGRFDKDYLFELTLLKIATS; encoded by the coding sequence ATGCTAGTAATTGAACAGATTGAAAAATTAAAAAAAGAGAAGTTAGGTTCCTTGACCGTTCTATGCGGTGAGGATGTTGGACAATATCAGATTGCAAAGGATCTATTGTTGCGACAGATTGATTTCGATCCTGCAGACCTTAGTTTTGCCTATTTTGACATGTCAGAAGCTGATTATAGTCAGGTGGATTTGGATTTGGTTTCTCTCCCATTTTTTTCAGACGAAAAAGTTGTCATACTGGATTATTTTTCTGATTTGACCACAGACAAGAAGCGGCATTTGACGGACGATGAGCTTAAACAGTTTGAGGCTTATTTGGAAAATCCTGTCGAAACAACACGTTTGATTATCCTAGCTCCAGGAAAGTTAGATAGCAAACGACGCCTGGTTAAACTCCTCAAGCGAGATGGACTAGTATTAGAAGCAAATCCTCTGAAGGAGATGGATTTGAAAAATCATTTCCAAAAGGAGATAATGTGTCTTGGATTGCAGATGGGAGGAGAGGTTTTTCAATATCTCCTTGTTAAGTCTAATTTTGAGTTTGCTGAAATCAGTAAGAACCTAGCTTTTCTTCAATCTTATAAGGGACAAGAGTTGATTACCATGGCAGATATTGATGCTGCTATTCCAAAGACCTTACAAGATAATATTTTTGACCTGACACAAATGGTACTCCAGTCCAAAATGGATGAGGCACGTCAACTGGTGCGCGATTTACGATTACAGGGTGAAGACGAAATCAAACTAATCGCCATTATGTTGACCCAATTTCGGACGTATTTGCAGGTTCAAATGCTTCAAGAACAGGGCAAGAGTGAGTCGCAAATGGTGGCAGAATTGTCAGAAATCATGGGAAGGAAAGTTAATCCTTATCAGATCAAATTTGCCCTGCGTGATTCACGCCATCTGTCCATTGGATTTTTGAAAAAAGTTGTTCGATTATTGATAGAAACAGATTATCAAATCAAGACAGGACGGTTTGATAAGGATTACTTGTTTGAACTTACATTGTTAAAAATTGCAACGAGTTAA
- a CDS encoding superoxide dismutase, which yields MAIILPDLPYAYDALEPHIDAETMTLHHDKHHATYVANANAALEKHPEIGEDLVALLSDVEQIPADIRQALINNGGGHLNHALFWELLSPEKTDISAELAADIDATFGSFDAFKDAFTTAATTRFGSGWAFLVVNKEGKLEVISTANQDTPIMQGLKPILALDVWEHAYYLNYRNVRPNYIKAFFEVINWDKVNELYKATK from the coding sequence ATGGCAATTATTTTACCAGACCTTCCATACGCATACGATGCCTTGGAACCACATATTGATGCAGAAACAATGACCCTGCACCATGACAAGCACCATGCAACTTATGTTGCAAATGCTAATGCAGCCCTTGAAAAACACCCAGAAATCGGTGAAGACTTGGTAGCACTTTTGTCAGATGTGGAGCAAATTCCAGCTGATATCCGTCAAGCCCTTATCAACAACGGTGGCGGTCACCTTAACCATGCACTTTTCTGGGAATTACTTTCACCTGAAAAAACAGACATTTCAGCAGAATTGGCAGCCGATATTGATGCGACCTTTGGTTCATTTGATGCCTTCAAAGATGCCTTCACAACTGCAGCAACAACTCGCTTCGGTTCAGGCTGGGCTTTCTTGGTTGTCAACAAAGAAGGCAAGTTAGAAGTTATCTCAACTGCTAACCAAGACACACCAATCATGCAAGGTTTGAAACCAATCTTGGCATTGGATGTTTGGGAACATGCTTATTACCTCAACTACCGTAACGTCCGTCCAAACTACATCAAAGCCTTCTTTGAAGTAATCAACTGGGACAAGGTTAACGAACTTTATAAAGCAACTAAATAA